DNA from Quercus lobata isolate SW786 chromosome 1, ValleyOak3.0 Primary Assembly, whole genome shotgun sequence:
gtttatttgttttgttataacAAAATTTCGGATCTTGCTATGAATGTGTATTAACTTGGAGATATTGTTATGCTTCAGTTGTGTTATATATTTCAGTTGCTATGAATGTGTAGAACTTATATATTTCAGTTGTGTTAGCTTGTGTTTTGGGGCCTGGGTTAGGTTCAGTAATGTAGGTGAGTTCTGTAAGTGCCTTTTATTTTAAGCATGTAtatgtcaaaacttttttgtGTCAAAACAATGTCAATTTTGGGCATTTTAACTTCCAAATTTTGGGCAGGTTATATgttgatttgaaaaataaactcttatTTTCCAGGTTATATGTCAAAACAATGTCAATTTTGTCTTAATGGTGTCTTAATCTCTTCCTAATTCTCTtaatacttcttctttttctgatTCTATGTTTATGCTATGATTCGAAGATTGTAACTCTTTACTTTAATTTCCATTATAGTTCAGGTTATACTACTGTTTGTGTTGGATTATTAGCAGAGAATATAGGGTCATTTTTCACCATGATTTCCCCCCTGATTGCGTAATAATATATTGTGATTTACCATCAAATTTTGTTGGTAActtatatgatatgatatgatacgTGGTGTTGTCTATTAAAAATTGCGTTTTTATTAGGTGGGTTTTTGAGTATAGTCTTAGATTTTTGAGTTTTCTGAAGTTTGACCATGAAAGATGTGGTTGAATTACTTGATAGGTGATTAATGtgtggttaaaaaaaaaaaaaattgtaatttcattCCATAGACAATTCACTCGTACTAGAGGTGATTTTAGAGTCTTTCACTTAGTAGGTGTGTGAAAATTTGTGTTGCTAATTTCAGAGTTATTGATTAGGTAATGCAAATTTTGTTGCTCCTATTGGAGGAGATTACTGTTCAACGTTAAACAGATTCCTCTGCTCCATCTGGGGATTACCTTTCTCTGTTCTTCAATCCAAAAGCAATCTATAACCCCATGGTAGTTGGTGAAGTTAGTGGATActgtgaaaaaaaagaagaaggtgtAGTCTCAGCTCTTAGAGCAGAAAAATGAATCGTGAGTTGGATATTGTTTTCTTCTGTTGCATATTTGTTAGTTGAGTTGATTGTGTTGGAATTGTCTGTTGAGCCTTGTCTTGAACTGTAGTGGAACTGTttgttttgagtgtttttttttttttaatgaaatcttactgatttatcaaaaaagaaaagtttttttttttttttttgaaagataattatttagtatttagtaTCTCTAAGAAAGATAATTATCCACTGTTAGTTAGTAATGTGGGTTGGATTGGATTACTTAGTGTTGCGCACCCTTTCTACATACTTTTCACATGAGTTATTGGATAATATGTcttggtttgggttttgataaTGTGAGCTATTTGGGTATGAGGTGACATTCACAGTGACCGACTTACCTTGTTGGCTATTGGACTAGAGGTTATCacgtatattttgtttttcaatttaatcCATGTTTTCTATGCTTAAATCATTaagaattatttttcttatagcAGATGATGGACTCTTACAAAAGGGGTATTACCTTCTTTTACTGCCAAATTTTAATAAGCTTTTTTATTGCCattttttcaaaagtatttCTTGTATGTCACCACATCTTGTTGAAAGCAATTTTATTCAGACAAAAATGTTACTAATGCAGAGAGTGCATAGTATGATAATAGAGAACCCCTCATGTAAACATGTCTCAACAATCTTGTTCAAATTTAATATTCCTACACAATCtgtttgattttcttctttattgaGGCTTTTATTCGAAATACATCGAAACCTAAAGAGACAACTTTTGCATGACATACGGGTCACTGCAAGATggatagataaataaattaaggCTTAACAAAAAAAGTTGCATAAACATATAGAAATACTTAGAAAAAGTAATGCTCTAAAAGTTGTACCTAcacctaagttttttttttttttttttttttaacacgatacaacattttattcaaataacAAGAAAATTAGATACTAATACCCTGATTGTGATATGTTTGATGTTCATGACCTCTGtaatatgtatatttttgttttgatcttaataaaaaatttatagttttgcTAATATGTTTCAACCTCATTGGTGAACTTTATAGATGGGTAAAAACACAACTTCCAACCCCGAGGCAAAAAAGGCTAGAGCATTATGGGATAATAATTCAAGCTGGACCACTACTTTTTGTAATCTTTGTGTGGAACAGATTCAACTTGGGAATAGGAATAAAGGTGTTGCCTTTAAGACCATAGGTTGGACCAATATAGTGACCAAATTTTGTGATGAAACCGGTCAAAATTATGATAGGGAGCAATTAAAAAGTAGGTGGGATGTGTTAAAAGGTGATTGGAGATTGTGGGAAAAATTGAGGATGCATGACACAGGTTTAGGTTGGGATACAGCGAAGGGAACAATTCTTGCTCCTGATGATTGGTGGGACCGAAAGTTGAAGGTGAGTTgagtattttattaatatgtagttagttggaaatagtttttttatattgttgttaTCTGAGTGAAAGCACTTTTACATTTTGTAGGAATTACccaaagctaaaaaatttcGAGAGAAAGGTCTACAGAATCTAGAACAACTTGATATAATGTTTAGGGATGTTGCAGCAACTGGAGAAGCTGCATGGACCCCTTCTTCAAATACACTCCCTCCAACAATGCCACAAGAGGGTGCTGGTGATTCGGATGGTAGCTCCGAATTTAAGGATAATCAATGTGACATGAGTTTAGACATTGATAGTTTGCAACAAGAACATACTAGTCAATCACGTAGTTCAGGACTTAAGCGAACTAGTGAATCAATACCCTcacagaaaaaaaagaagaagataggagGAGCTGTAATGTTGGACAATCGTATTAGTGAATTAATAACTGTATGTAAGAATAAGTCTGAAGGTACTTCTCGAGAGTCACCAAGTTCAGTTGATAATGTCATGGCGATTGTGAGAGCACTTCCTGGAGTGGATAGTAGGTTTGTGGTTCAAGCTTCCTTAGTGTTACTAAAAAAGATACATAGGGATATGTTTCTAACTTTCAAGGAGCCAGAGTTACAGTTGGCGTACCTACAAGAATTGATTTCTTTGAAGCAAAAGAAGTGACCAACCTTATGTGATACTCTATATTAGCTTAGGACTAATATTAGCTTATGACTAATATTAGCTTTATGTTGTATTAACTATGTTGTATCAACTTTAAACAATGTTATGTGATATTTAGTATTAGCTTTGGATTAATATATGTGTAATGTAAACACATTTCGACTAATATTagctttttgttgtattaaCTTTAAACTAAGTTATGTAATATGGATTTATTAGCTTTGGATTAATATATGTTGATTACTTTGTTGATTACTTTGTTAATATATGTTGATTACAAAGTTATGTAATACTTTGTTGATTACTATGTTGATTTATATTAAGTATTAGcaatgattgattatttgttacTTTGTTGTGTAGCCTAAACCAATATGGATGATTATAATGGTACTTATGAGAGTGGCAATTTTATGGAACTATTAATGGATGGGGATTACAGAAATTATTGTGATTATCATGATGCTAGTGATTATAATAATGCTGACAATAATAATGATGGTgataacaatgatgatgatgatggtgataacaatgatgatgatgatgatgatgataacaatgatgatgatgagagtAGTGATAGTGATGATGACAGTGACAGtgattctgatgatgatgatagtaaCGACGATTCTGATGAGTTTTACCAGCTTGTGGTAGTTACCTGTGAAGCAGTTGTGACATATTTCAATAAGTACATTAATAAGACTCCTTGTTATGATTCTGAACAAACAGGGTGGGTTTGGGTGAGACGTTGTATGGAAGGTAATGAGAAATTGTGTTACAACATGTTTAGAATGAAAAAGGAGGTGTTTCTTAATTTGTGTCAAGTTTTAGAACGTGACTTTGGACTTCAACATTCAAGGAATATAAGATTAGAAGAGTCAGTGGCAATCTGTTTAATGATACTTGGTCATGGAACATGTAACCGAATGGTTCAAGAAATATTTCAACATTCGGGTGAAACCATAAGTAGACATTTTGAGAAGATGATCACTCTGTTGGGTGCTCGCTTTGCAGCTGCATATGTAAAGCCTTCGGATCCAACTTTTAGTGAAGTTCCAACCAAAATACAAGACCATCCAATTTATTGGCCACATTTCAAAGTATGTGTACTATTGTATATTTGAATAAGTGTTATTGTCTATAAGATAATACAATGCATGTGGAACTGAAAactattaatgtttttattaggATTGCATCGGTGCGATTGATGGCACACATGTGACAGCGGTTGTACCTACTGAGAAGTCCATTCCATACTTTGGAAGAAAGGGATATCCAACCCAAAATGTGATGGCTGCATGTGATTTTGATATGTTATTCACATTTGTTTTGCCTGGATGGGAAGGTGCAGCACACGacactcacatttttcttgataCTATTCGTAAACAGAGTAACAACTTTCCGCATCCACCACCAGGtttgtaattggttaatcaaTTGTTCATTATAATTACATATTATATGAGTGTGTtaaaacaattgaattttttttttctagggaaATATTATGTAGTTGATTCTGGATACCCAATGATGAAAGGTTATTTGGCACCATACAAAGGGATATCATACCATCTTCAAGACTTTCGAAGGAGAGGTGGAAGCCCTAGAACTAGACATGAAAAATTTAATCATGCTCACTCATCTCTTCGATGTACGATTGAGCGCACTTTTGGTGTGTGGAAGAATAAATGGAGAATTATCAGAAACATGCCATCTTTTCCATTCCATATCCAAATACTTATTGTATCTGCTACTATGGCTCTTCATAATTTTGTTAGACTAAATGATAGGGATGATAGGGGCTTCATAAATGCCAATCGAGATTCAATTTctagaagagaaaataatagTGAAGCAGATAGCAGTTATGAGCAGAATTTAGGATCTTTAACAAACCCTGCAATGGTGGTTCTTCGTGATTCCATTGCTAATTCCATTTGGGGGGATAATAATTAGtagttgtcttttttttataatatcctgtagtacaatttaaacttgggttattggtatgtattttatcatcttttttatatttttgtgttgtacaatttaaacttagattattgatatgtattttatatgtttttacatttttatgtagtacaatttaaacttagaTTATTGgtgtatattttatcatctttttacatttttattttgtgcttcaTGTTGATggaaattatttagatttaattaatattattattattattgtttagtaagtatatgaaatagataatttaataagtatgaaataaactcacatccacaaaaaaaaaaaaaaataataaaaaataaaaaatgtttgaaataaattcccttatatatacattatcctttttggtcatttacccctcaaaaagccacttttaacaatttttaccaaacactcagctttttcattatgtactttttaataacttttaccaaacactcagctttttgaaactccactttttcattatgcacttttacaaaactccattttttcattatgcactttttcaaaaagttgaaccaaactcacccttatcaatccaaacaaaattgTCATATTCACACATATccgagaaagaaggaaagagacTTGACCACCACCAGTCCCAACATGGAGGACGCTCTTCAACCACGTATTCAGTGGataagacaaataaaaaattatactgaacatttttttttttttttttttttgctgaatattaTACTGAACATATTTGAATGTTTTAGTTTACTGCTATTTCATTGGCTTACTAAAGAAATTAATACTGAACATATTTGAGTCAAGAAAAGTACGCGCATAAACTTCATagtttttccaataattttaatgcataatttttttattatataaatataaaaatatgcaaagaatcaTGTCTATTGGGGGGGGGGTTTTCATTCATGGTGTCTCATAGCGGGTTATGAAACAAGATCTCCAGGGATCTATACAGTTATGATGTGCTTACcagttaaattaaaataaaattattcagcaaaaaaaaaaaaaaaaattgatattctTCATGACTATTATGTCATATTACCACCCAAATTCTTTACACATCAAGAGaaggaaacaaaaatagagCACTAATTTTTGATAATGAAGCAATATTAAGGACAAAACTTTATTCATGATTATTTTATATCTTGTTAAAGGTGGTAAGTTATGAttaaaataacatcatttttatgtGGATCCAACACTTGTACTACTTTTATTATCTATCAATTATAACATGTCATATCAACAGTTAGGATGCACGAACACTTCATTTAGGATACCGTACTCATGTTATATCTGTCTCGTACACTAGTGTCATATTGGTGTCATACTTGccattttatgttataatttttcaaaattactcGTGTCACTGTGTTGTAACTGTGTTTGTGTTCGTGCACCCTAGATCAGCAGTCGTGAAAAAATTTGTGTCtaaactttttggaaaaaagaagaagacgagTCTAAATATCAATGTAACTTTATGCTGCTTTCTCATTGCAGGACATTTCCAAGGAATTTATAGGAATAAAATAACCTTTTTCCTATTGTGCATATTgattctgtaaaaaaaaaaaaaaaaaaaattttgataacatTTCCATAGATATTCTGCCAATAGCCTTTATGTTTCACTTGATGTAGTACATGTTGATTttgtaaaaaaggaaaaagaaaaactttgatGGAACATCCAGCTTAGttacaatattttattgagGACATTTGCTACAAATGACAATTGCCAAGGGGATTCATGATGGTTAGTCCATGATTTACAAGAAGATTGAAAATTGCTCAGGcatataattatgatttttagaaaatcactTGTTATTAAATGAAGATAAAGAAATTTATGTATATATGGTCAAGCATAAGAAAGTGAAATACCAACAaattccccctttttttttggcacaGCAATAGAAATGCCTGTATTATTAAAAGGGAGCAGTTTACATCTACAAGTGACCGTGTTTCCTCCAAAAGGCCAAAACATCTCAAGAAAGATAGATATGATATTAATTGTTCATAAGAGTTATATTCAGCAAAATTATGCATGTCCAAATAGTTGTTGCACATTGTAATTTTTGGGACAcgtatttttttagaaagagttttaacttatggcgTCCGCTTTTACTAGAGTTTCAACTTTTGGAACATGTATTAATTTATAACTAATTGATAAATAGTCAATTGTATGGtctccctttatttttttgtgttggaCTTGGCTTAAGCTATCTAGTGTCTACTGTCACGCCTAACTGagccttttatttttggaattcaattagttCTAGCATCCATTTGGATTGATATTGGTTTAATTCACTTTATTTAGATGTTTTTAAAGAAGGGAACAAGGAAATGATTTGAGATTCACTTGACAAATCGAGATTCACTTGAGATTGATTGCAATCTTGACATCATTCGACTAATCGagtctcaaaaattttaaattctagatTCAGGCACATGATCAACTTAAGCATTGGCATTTGTGCCATACATTTCTAAAGTATATAAGGTAACTCTATGTCTGAAATGTGAATTAATTAAGCTTTTGAGGGAGAGAGTTGCATTAGATATGCACTTAGGTCTCAGGGTTTTTTGTCAAGTGAATATCTCCATCACCAACAACATTGAAGAATTAGAAGATTGGTGAAAGATTGAAGTTGCTAGaacatatacaaatatatacatatacacacgAGAAATTTCGCAGGTACTTGAAATCACGGACTAGATTGTTCGTGTGAAGAGATCCATAGTGGAAGAGTTCTAGTGGAGGTAGCAAATTGGAATTAGGGTTAATTCTACTAGcacaattttgatttcactaGTGCATTCTTTCATTGAGAGTAGACTTTGAACCCTCAAAGTGTTCTTCCTGTCAGAATTTCCCTTTGTAACCATatagttattttatttgattttcaacACCTCAATTACTGCAATTTGCTATAAAATGTCAACATATTTatcatgttaaaataaaaaaaagttaagtgaAATATGGTCAAGCATAAGAAATTGAAATACTAAcaaatttctcctttttttttttggctctgcAATAGAAATGAGTATATTATTCAAATGGAGTGGTTTACATCTACGAGTGACGGTGTTAcctccaaaaacataaaaagaaagctAGATACGATTTTAACTGGTCACAAATAGATATACTATTATGCATGTCCAAATAGTTGTTGCACATTGTAAGGGCCTGTGACATTTGGTGCTCCACTCCAAATCAGCTCAGCTAACTGGCGGTTGGCTGTTTCAGTAGTATGGCCACCATCAAACCACACATACTCACTAGGATTACTGCATAAATCATATGGTTCTGTTCCATTTCTTCCTCCTCCACAATTCATTCCCCTATATGCCCCACTGCCACAGCATGCAACTTTACCATTCTTGAAGCCTaaaaaagcaaaggaaaaaagtTACAACAAAGATAAAGGTAGGAGCAATGTTGGAATGTTATGATTGGTgttaataaaaatgatgtcaatagTGAGTTCCTATGAAAGTGATAGTTTGAATTACAATTTGCCACATCAATGATTGTAAAAAAGTGTTAGCAATATGGATCAGAGTAATATTGAAGATAAAGTTCCAAatgaagataaagataaatctcCAAGTAACAATAGATAGCAGATGGTTtagtttcaaatatgtttgcCTTGGCTATATAGATATGGATAAGTTGTAAGTAGATAAGCTTGTTCTGTTTTCTATATAGCCTATAGTGTCAATCAACTATGTCAATTCCTTCATGCTCCAACTATAGTGCATCTAATAGCCAAGCGTGTCCTACACTATCTAAAGGGAACTGTTGATTATGGATTGCACTATACTAAGGCTCACTAAAATTGAATGGTGTGACTCAGATTGGGCTGGTAGTCCTGATGACAGAAAATCTACTACTGGTTATGCCATTTATGTTGGTCCTTGTCTTATATCTTGGACAGCTAAAAAGCAACCAGTTGTTGCACGTTCAAGCACTGAGGCTGAGTATGGTTCAATGGCATTTTCCATTGCTAAAATATATTGGATTAGAATGCTATTTAAGGAACTAAGAATTCCTATTTTTACAATGCCATGCTTATGGGTGGACAGCATTGGGGCACTGTCTCTATCCTCTAATCTTGTGTTCCATGCTAGAACGAAACACATTGAAGTGGATTATTATTTCATCaaagaaaaagtttttaataaggATATTGCTGCCCATTATATTTCTTCATATAACCAGCCAGCAGATATTTTTACCAAGGGcttatcttcttcttgatttttatcTTTGAGGATCAATGATGGTTCATTCCCTCCCCATCAGCTTGCGGGGGACTGTTAGCAATATGGATCAGAGTAAAACAAATTCTATTGAAGATAAAGTTCCAAGTGAAGATAAAGATAAAGCTCCAGGTAACAATAGATAGCAGATGGTTTAGTTTCAAATATGATTGCCTTAGCTATATAGATATGGATAAGTTGTATAGTAGATAAGCTTATTCTGTTTTCTATCGTGATCTCCTTTGCAAATATCTTGcttgtaattatatataaatgaaatacaCATAGAAAATCTGGCTGTTGATTTGAGCCAGCTTCCGTTCACTCTATGTTAAACATCAAGCaccgtctctctctctttctctggaAATCCCTAGATAACACTTTGTAGAGCCACAATTTGACTAGTGTTCTAGAAGTTGATTTGGACAAGAAATAAATAAGCTAGAGCGTATAAGATTGTAGAACTGAAGCTaaagagacaaagaaaaaaggatacTCTAGAAGCTGTCATGggttagaaattaaaaaattaaaaagctatGGCCTAGGAACTACTAGAACTCTAGTGGCAGAAATTAAATGAAGCAAGAAGCTTCAATGTCGGTTACTTAACCGACCTCCAACTTATATAAATAGGAACTTTGGTTCCCACTTGTGATAAGTGAAGTGGTGTGAGGTGAAGTGAGATGATGTGAAGCAAGTGAGGTGAAGTGTGTCAGCACTGTAAAGTAAAGAAGTAGTTGTGTCATTGTGTTAGTAGCTAGGTGTATAGAAGTAAGGTGTAAGGTCAAGTGTGTGTGAATGTAAAAGTGCCGTGTGTGCACTGGTGCAATAATAGTGCTTgtaaaaagtgttgtaattaaagataaaagtgTATTTGTTCACGTATTTTACTCAACACGCTACTCTTTCAAACTAATAGATGGTGAAAACTTGTTGTCCTTAGCACTAATGCATGGTTGCTCTAAAGGTAAATCTAACAAGGCAGAAGCATGATATGCAGGTTGTGGTCGCAGCCTACCATATTTTGAAGGGTTGTTCACTCTGTCTCCAAGTGCGTTGTAGTAATCAAAGATTGAATATTTGAATCCTGGTAACTTGCTCTCTAATTTTTTAAGCACATTGGCTAGAGCTCTGTTGTGTAGTCTTGCCAAAGCTGAGGGTTCTTCAGCACATCCACTACCAAGTTGGGGACTCCTTGCTTTCATGGCTGGTAGGCAACCCAAAGGCCCTGCATTCTGAAATGCAATTTTCCTTCCTCCTAAATCATATATTtcctgaaaaagaaaaatgttaaaaatcaaaaacagaCCAACTTATTGAATACTGTCTTTGAAGTAAAATacttccaaaaaataatttattcacAGTGATTTTCTTACTTTGAGCACACCAGTCAAGTTGCCTATGACCATCCCCACGTATTGTCTTCGGTAGGACTGAGAAGCATTGGGGTTCTCCGAGTAAAAGCTGAAGTAATCGTTTCCTCCAATGCTAAACAAGTACACAGCTCTCATCAGCACCTTCTTGGCTTCTACATCGCCTAGTTTCTGCTTTAGTGACTTCACTACAGCCTTAAAATAGCTTAGCTGCGCTGGGAGATTTATCTGGAGAGAAAAGGACAATTATGCTATTAAGAGTAACATTTCCTTGCATTACTAACTATGTTTATCAGTGATTTTTCAGTAAAACTGCCCACTTCAAAGAGTGCTTTTATTTCCTTGATTTTCAGATGTAGCACAAAGTTTCCATCCAGCTAGTAGGCCAAACCGTCAAAGACAATAGgctttccttcaattttttgatgTAAGAACAAAGCATACATTTTACAGACTAATGTGTCAACTTATCAACTAcaacaaaaatgtaatttaaaaattgagaaaaatagaCAAAATCCCGTTGTTTTCTCAATAACAAGGAGCCTCCTTGAGGTTTTGTGTGTAATACATAACCTCCAACGCTATTGTTTTATGTAAAAATGCATCTCTAAATTTAGACATGCCATCAAATGAGGAACTGATTGTTCATTTGAATGGATGTTTAACGGGTTTACAGATAAAAGAAGTGTTTTATTGATAAACCACATAGGAGGTTTTGTGTTCTTTTTCCTAcattatattatgttattgataAGGCACTAATTCTTTAGGATGCGCGGATACTTCATTTGAGGTGCTGTGCCTGTGTCGTAACAATGTCCTAATTGCCgtatcatgttataatttttcaaaaatttctcaTGTAGTTGTATCGTACTCATACTCGTGCATCCTACATAATTGTATTCATTGTCATAATTGTAAGCCCTTTATACTAAAATTAGTAATGAATTTGTTGGTTATAACATAAATTGGACCCAAATTCATAAGTTAAGCTTTTGGATTATGTGCTATCCTATATTAATTCCTCCCATGGAATCTCACAAACAAACTTCAGCATTTTTCAAGACAGGAAAAAGGTCACAAACCCATTTAATGTCATTTCCCCACATATCTTTAGCAGCATCATCAGACATGCTTTGAGCttagttctacttttttttcttgaacaaaAAAAGTGGGAAGCTGAATCCACCCATAACTAAGtcttaaatagaaaattatcTACATACCGTTCCAGGGTGAGTTTGAACAAGAACACCTCCTCCAGCTGAAGCAAAGTTAGCCCCATCAGTGAAATGATGTGCAATTGGTTGTAAGTATGGAGGAAGTATAGGCAATTCGGCAAACTGGGCTGCAgccattgaaagaaaaaaagtgtcACAATTTAAGTACACAAACCAATCTACATGTTATAGTGAGGCAATATGAAGTGTTAGTTACCAACAAAGTCAGGGACTATACGGCCATCAGAGAGTCTCCCAGTGGAATGGTTGAAGAAAGTT
Protein-coding regions in this window:
- the LOC115954091 gene encoding uncharacterized protein LOC115954091, giving the protein MGKNTTSNPEAKKARALWDNNSSWTTTFCNLCVEQIQLGNRNKGVAFKTIGWTNIVTKFCDETGQNYDREQLKSRWDVLKGDWRLWEKLRMHDTGLGWDTAKGTILAPDDWWDRKLKELPKAKKFREKGLQNLEQLDIMFRDVAATGEAAWTPSSNTLPPTMPQEGAGDSDGSSEFKDNQCDMSLDIDSLQQEHTSQSRSSGLKRTSESIPSQKKKKKIGGAVMLDNRISELITVCKNKSEGTSRESPSSVDNVMAIVRALPGVDSSDSDDDSDSDSDDDDSNDDSDEFYQLVVVTCEAVVTYFNKYINKTPCYDSEQTGWVWVRRCMEGNEKLCYNMFRMKKEVFLNLCQVLERDFGLQHSRNIRLEESVAICLMILGHGTCNRMVQEIFQHSGETISRHFEKMITLLGARFAAAYVKPSDPTFSEVPTKIQDHPIYWPHFKDCIGAIDGTHVTAVVPTEKSIPYFGRKGYPTQNVMAACDFDMLFTFVLPGWEGAAHDTHIFLDTIRKQSNNFPHPPPGKYYVVDSGYPMMKGYLAPYKGISYHLQDFRRRGGSPRTRHEKFNHAHSSLRCTIERTFGVWKNKWRIIRNMPSFPFHIQILIVSATMALHNFVRLNDRDDRGFINANRDSISRRENNSEADSSYEQNLGSLTNPAMVVLRDSIANSIWGDNN
- the LOC115990404 gene encoding GDSL esterase/lipase 1-like gives rise to the protein MVSLSYLFCVFVSLLDDDPVSCHVQSKPEGEHKTLFVFGDSLFDPGNNKYLNSSVEGGSISWPYGETFFNHSTGRLSDGRIVPDFVAQFAELPILPPYLQPIAHHFTDGANFASAGGGVLVQTHPGTINLPAQLSYFKAVVKSLKQKLGDVEAKKVLMRAVYLFSIGGNDYFSFYSENPNASQSYRRQYVGMVIGNLTGVLKEIYDLGGRKIAFQNAGPLGCLPAMKARSPQLGSGCAEEPSALARLHNRALANVLKKLESKLPGFKYSIFDYYNALGDRVNNPSKYGFKNGKVACCGSGAYRGMNCGGGRNGTEPYDLCSNPSEYVWFDGGHTTETANRQLAELIWSGAPNVTGPYNVQQLFGHA